The Candidatus Roseilinea sp. genome contains a region encoding:
- the pacL1 gene encoding haloacid dehalogenase: MSSPSVQLLSPLPAYQESPEAVLARLGADPARGLTADEAAARLRQYGWNELESSPTTPAWRKFLAHFQSPLVLLLWVATLISFVAWLIERESELPFEALAILVIVLLNAVLGFIQEERAERSVAALKAMSAAMATVMRDGQRQKIPAREVVPGDILLVEEGDTIAADARLIEVIGLQVSEAALTGESLPVAKSLAAIREEVGLGDRRNMLFAGTAAIYGRARAVVTATGMQTEMGKIAGLLQRTEDAATPLQAEIERVGRALGVAVIVIAIIIIAVVFLTQRVTTVKAVVDVLIVGVSLAVAAVPEGLATVLTIVLALGMQRMARRNAIVRKLAAVETLGSANVICTDKTGTLTRNEMTVRTVVTASGRVALSGAGYAPEGQVLAQDGRPLTDPILRAEVEYALRAADLANNSVLQRGDGRWIVQGDPTEGALHVAAAKLGLQHAALEQRFPRIGEVPFSSERKLMSTVHADAQKPERAVIFAKGAPDVLLARCCAERVGEAARPLTDERRREIQACIDQLAGEALRTLGVAFRTRPRDQIGDGVIGEEIERDFVFLGLIGMVDPPRPEAKDAVARAQQAGIRVIMITGDHPLTAQAIATELGIIAPGGRVMTGAELAKLDESALRQAVREVSVYARVSPEHKLLIVRALKQNGDVAAMTGDGVNDAPALKQADIGVAMGITGTDVSKEAADMILTDDNFASIVAAVEEGRAIFSNIRKFLRYLLSSNLGEVMTMFFGLVFAALLGLSAEHAGALALPLLATQILWINLVTDSGPALALGVDPPAAHLMRRPPRPRDKGVVDREMWVGLFFVGAIMALGTLFVFDYALVGGLIPSTGDLVYARTMSFTTLVLFQLFNVFNARSDRESAFRGLFRNPWLLLAVAISLILQAIVVHVPFLQRAFGTVALSPGDWLVCVATASSVIWARELFKSVVRP; the protein is encoded by the coding sequence ATGTCATCGCCGAGCGTGCAACTCCTCTCCCCGTTGCCGGCGTATCAGGAATCGCCGGAGGCTGTGCTGGCGCGCCTGGGCGCCGATCCCGCGCGGGGTTTGACTGCCGACGAGGCGGCGGCGCGTCTGCGCCAGTATGGCTGGAATGAATTGGAATCGTCGCCGACTACGCCGGCCTGGCGCAAGTTCCTCGCTCATTTTCAGAGTCCGCTCGTGCTTCTGTTGTGGGTCGCCACGCTCATCTCGTTCGTCGCCTGGCTGATCGAGCGCGAATCCGAGCTGCCGTTCGAGGCCCTTGCCATCCTCGTCATCGTGCTGCTGAATGCCGTATTGGGCTTCATACAAGAGGAGCGCGCGGAGCGCTCGGTTGCTGCGCTCAAGGCGATGTCGGCGGCGATGGCAACGGTGATGCGCGATGGACAGCGCCAGAAGATCCCGGCGCGCGAAGTGGTGCCCGGCGACATCCTGCTGGTGGAAGAAGGGGACACGATCGCGGCAGACGCGCGGCTGATCGAGGTGATCGGCTTGCAGGTTTCCGAGGCGGCGCTGACCGGCGAAAGCCTGCCCGTGGCGAAGTCGCTCGCTGCGATTCGTGAAGAAGTGGGTCTGGGCGACCGCCGCAACATGCTCTTCGCCGGCACCGCAGCGATCTATGGCCGGGCCCGTGCCGTCGTCACGGCAACCGGCATGCAGACCGAGATGGGCAAGATCGCCGGCCTGCTGCAACGCACTGAAGACGCCGCCACGCCGCTCCAAGCCGAGATCGAGCGCGTTGGCCGAGCGCTGGGCGTAGCGGTGATCGTCATTGCCATCATCATCATCGCCGTGGTCTTCCTCACGCAGCGGGTGACCACGGTGAAGGCCGTTGTGGATGTATTGATCGTCGGCGTGTCGCTGGCGGTGGCAGCCGTGCCGGAAGGTCTGGCGACCGTCCTCACCATCGTGCTGGCGCTCGGCATGCAGCGGATGGCTCGGCGCAACGCCATCGTGCGCAAGCTGGCTGCTGTGGAGACGTTAGGTTCGGCCAATGTGATCTGCACCGACAAGACCGGCACGCTCACCCGCAACGAGATGACCGTGCGGACGGTGGTCACGGCCAGTGGGCGTGTCGCGTTGAGCGGCGCTGGTTATGCGCCCGAAGGTCAGGTCCTGGCCCAGGATGGTCGGCCGCTCACCGATCCGATCTTGCGCGCTGAGGTCGAATATGCCCTGCGCGCGGCCGATCTGGCCAACAACAGCGTGCTGCAGCGAGGTGATGGCCGCTGGATTGTGCAGGGTGACCCGACGGAGGGCGCGCTACATGTAGCAGCCGCCAAGCTCGGTTTGCAACACGCAGCGCTCGAACAGCGCTTCCCGCGCATCGGCGAAGTGCCGTTCTCCTCGGAGCGCAAGCTCATGAGCACGGTGCACGCCGACGCCCAGAAGCCGGAGCGCGCAGTGATCTTTGCCAAGGGCGCGCCGGATGTGCTGCTCGCCCGCTGTTGCGCCGAGCGCGTGGGTGAAGCGGCACGACCGTTGACGGACGAGCGACGGCGGGAGATTCAGGCGTGTATAGACCAGCTCGCCGGCGAGGCGCTGCGCACGTTGGGCGTGGCCTTCCGCACCCGGCCGCGTGACCAGATCGGGGATGGGGTGATTGGTGAGGAGATCGAACGCGATTTCGTCTTCCTGGGCTTGATCGGGATGGTTGACCCGCCGCGACCGGAAGCGAAGGATGCTGTGGCGCGCGCCCAACAGGCCGGCATCCGGGTCATCATGATCACCGGCGATCATCCGCTGACCGCCCAGGCCATCGCGACCGAACTAGGCATCATCGCGCCGGGGGGCCGGGTTATGACCGGCGCGGAGTTGGCGAAGCTGGATGAATCGGCGTTGCGCCAGGCCGTGCGCGAGGTCTCGGTCTATGCGCGCGTCAGCCCGGAGCACAAGCTGTTGATCGTGCGCGCCCTGAAGCAGAACGGCGATGTGGCGGCGATGACCGGCGACGGCGTGAACGACGCGCCGGCGCTCAAGCAGGCCGATATTGGCGTAGCGATGGGCATCACCGGCACGGATGTATCCAAAGAGGCCGCCGACATGATCCTCACCGACGACAACTTCGCCTCCATCGTTGCAGCGGTCGAAGAAGGGCGCGCGATTTTCTCCAACATTCGGAAATTCCTGCGCTATCTGTTGTCGTCCAACCTCGGCGAGGTGATGACGATGTTCTTCGGGCTGGTGTTCGCCGCCCTGCTCGGCTTATCGGCGGAGCACGCGGGCGCGCTGGCCTTGCCGCTGTTGGCCACGCAGATTCTATGGATCAACCTGGTGACCGACAGCGGTCCGGCGCTGGCCCTGGGCGTAGATCCGCCGGCAGCCCATCTGATGCGCCGGCCGCCGCGCCCGCGCGACAAGGGCGTGGTTGATCGTGAGATGTGGGTAGGGCTGTTCTTCGTCGGCGCGATCATGGCGCTGGGCACGTTGTTCGTGTTCGACTACGCGCTGGTCGGCGGGTTGATCCCCAGCACAGGCGACCTGGTCTACGCCCGCACGATGTCATTCACCACGTTGGTGCTCTTCCAACTGTTCAACGTCTTCAATGCGCGTTCGGATCGGGAGAGCGCGTTTCGCGGCCTGTTTCGCAATCCTTGGCTGTTGTTGGCCGTCGCGATCTCGCTCATCCTGCAGGCGATCGTGGTTCATGTGCCGTTTTTGCAGCGCGCCTTTGGCACGGTGGCGTTGTCCCCGGGCGATTGGCTTGTTTGTGTGGCCACCGCTAGCAGCGTCATCTGGGCCCGCGAGTTGTTCAAGTCTGTCGTTCGACCTTAG